The proteins below are encoded in one region of Telopea speciosissima isolate NSW1024214 ecotype Mountain lineage chromosome 10, Tspe_v1, whole genome shotgun sequence:
- the LOC122643873 gene encoding thioredoxin-like 1-1, chloroplastic: protein MSLSIGKALKWWKKGIQPNMKEINSAQDFVDSLLSAGDKLVIVDFFSPGCGGCRALHPKICQFAEMNPDVQFLQVNYEEHKSMCYSLNVHVLPFFRFYRGAHGRLCSFSCTNATIKKFKDALAKHTTDRCSLGPSKGLEERELVALASNKDLSFDYTPKPKPLPMPDLEEEEEIASEPALPANMEFTLLSTLNATQEAEEKLLLATSGR, encoded by the exons ATGAGCCTTTCTATTGGGAAAGCTCTGAAATGGTGGAAGAAAGGGATCCAACCCAATATGAAAGAGATCAATTCTGCACAAGATTTTGTGGATTCCTTATTAAGCGCTGGAGATAAACTCGTTATTGTAGATTTTTTCTCCCCGGGTTGTGGGGGATGTAGAGCTCTCCATCCCAAG ATATGTCAATTTGCCGAGATGAATCCAGATGTGCAATTCCTTCAGGTGAACTATGAGGAGCATAAATCCATGTGTTATAGCCTGAACGTCCATGTCCTACCTTTCTTTCGGTTTTACAGGGGAGCCCACGGCCGACTATGCAGCTTTAGTTGCACGAATGCCACT ATCAAAAAATTCAAAGATGCACTTGCCAAACACACCACCGATCGTTGCAGCCTTGGGCCTTCTAAAGGGCTGGAGGAAAGAGAGCTCGTTGCTTTGGCTTCAAACAAGGATCTGTCCTTCGACTAcaccccaaaaccaaaaccattgCCGATGcctgacttagaagaagaagaagaaatagcaTCAGAACCAGCTCTTCCTGCAAATATGGAGTTCACCCTCCTATCAACCTTGAATGCCACTCAAGAAGCTGAGGAAAAATTGTTGTTGGCCACTTCCGGGAGATAG